The genome window CGGGATGACGGCGGCAGACGTGATATCGCCGGCAAGGCCGAGATCTTCCAGCAGAGCATTGCGCACCAGCGGCTCGATGATGAGGCGCGGCAGGGGAACGAGGGTCATGTCAGGCGCTCCTGGCGAAAGTATAGGGAATGGCCGACCGAGCGACCTCCAATGCATCCGAGAGGCGCATTGTCCGGCGCTGAGCGTTCTTCAGTTTCAACGGAAAATCCGTGCGGGCATGGGCGCCGCGCGATTCCGTTCTGAGGCTGGCGAAGACGGCAATCAACAGCGCCACCACGGCAGGGTCGGCGGCCGCACCTTCGCTTTCGACGAGCGGCAGAAGCGCGGCGATTGCTCCGTGGATGGCGCCGGCATTGCGAAGCACGCCGAGATGACGAGAGGCGATCGGCCGGACAAGCGAAGGATCCGGAACTATCGGACGTCCATGGACTGACGTCATGTTCGCAGGGCTAGCAGGGGTGCTTCCTATGTCACGTGCGGCACGCATGCCCATGACGGCGGCCTCCAGCAGCGAGTTGCTGGCGAGCCGGTTGGCGCCGTGAAGGCCGGTTGACGCCGCCTCCCCTGCCACCCAGAGGCCGAAGACGGAGCTGCGGCCGTTTACATCCGTCGCCACGCCGCCCATGTGATAATGGACGGCGGGACGGACCGGGATCAGTTGGCTGGATGGATCGATTCCTGCCTCCCGGCAGAGCGCATCGATCACCGGAAAGCGAGCGGTAAAGCGATTGCCGAGCGCTTCACGCGCATCGAGAAAGACGCGGCCACCGCGGGCGATTTCCGCGCTGATCGCCCGCGCGACGATATCGCGCGGGGCCAGTTCCGCGCCGGGAACCTCCGCCATGAAACGCTCACCTCTCTCATTGACGAGCAAGGCGCCTTCGCCGCGCACGGCTTCGCTGACCAGTGCCAACGGCCGCCGACGCGAATCGAGGGCTGTGGGGTGGAATTGCACGAACTCCATATCCGCAAGAAACGCTCCCGCTCTCGCGGCCAGTGCGATTCCCTGGCCGAAATTGCCGACGGGATTGGTCGTCGCATCGAAGAGACCGCCAATGCCTCCGGTGGCAAGGAGAACGCGGGAGGTGGGCAGAGCGGCCATTCCCTTTGGTGTCGCACATAGGACGCCGCTGATCCGCTCGCCATCCAGGAGCAGCCGCCGCGCCTCATATCCTTCAAGCACCGTAATGGACGGCGTGTTGGCGACGGCCTGCACCAGCACCCGAACAATGGCCGCGCCGGAGCCGTCGCCTTCGGCATGCACGATGCGGCGGCGCGAATGGGCGGCTTCGAGGCCGAGCGACAAGGCGCCCGCGCCATTACGGTCAAAGCGGACGCCCGCCCGCTCCAGAGCGGCAATTGCCGCAGGCGCTTCAGCGATGATGCTTGCGGCCACTACGGGATCGCAGAGCCCATCACCAGCGGCAAGCGTATCGGCGACATGCAGCTCCGCGCTGTCGTCCGCTCCCATGCTGGCGGCAATGCCGCCCTGCGCCCAGGCGCTCGACGTCTCGGCGCCGAGTGCTGCGCGTGTGATGATGACGGTCGGCTGCGGCGCCAGCGTCAATGCCGCCATCAGGCCGGCGAGACCGCTGCCGACGATGACGACACGGCCTGCAAGCTCGTGAAGAACCTCGGTCATATCGCCAGCATCCTTTCCACCGCGCGGCGGGCAGCAACAGCGATTGCGGGATCGACAGTCACTTCATGCTGGTTTTCCTCAAGCGCCCTGCGGATATTGCCGAGCGTGATGCGCTTCATGTGCGGGCAGAGATTGCAGGGCCGAACAAATTCGACATCCGGATGATGGACGGCAACATTGTCGCTCATCGAGCATTCGGTTAGCAGCACGACACGCGCCGGGCGCTTCTTGCCGACGTAATCGGACATGACGGCGGTAGAGCCGGCGAAATCCGCTTCCCTGACGACATCAGGTGGACATTCCGGATGGGCGAGCACCGTTACGCCGGGATAATTTTCGCGTAGCTGGCGCACATCGTCGGCGGTGAAGAGCTCGTGCACCTCGCAATGCCCA of Rhizobium sp. NXC24 contains these proteins:
- a CDS encoding L-aspartate oxidase, producing the protein MTEVLHELAGRVVIVGSGLAGLMAALTLAPQPTVIITRAALGAETSSAWAQGGIAASMGADDSAELHVADTLAAGDGLCDPVVAASIIAEAPAAIAALERAGVRFDRNGAGALSLGLEAAHSRRRIVHAEGDGSGAAIVRVLVQAVANTPSITVLEGYEARRLLLDGERISGVLCATPKGMAALPTSRVLLATGGIGGLFDATTNPVGNFGQGIALAARAGAFLADMEFVQFHPTALDSRRRPLALVSEAVRGEGALLVNERGERFMAEVPGAELAPRDIVARAISAEIARGGRVFLDAREALGNRFTARFPVIDALCREAGIDPSSQLIPVRPAVHYHMGGVATDVNGRSSVFGLWVAGEAASTGLHGANRLASNSLLEAAVMGMRAARDIGSTPASPANMTSVHGRPIVPDPSLVRPIASRHLGVLRNAGAIHGAIAALLPLVESEGAAADPAVVALLIAVFASLRTESRGAHARTDFPLKLKNAQRRTMRLSDALEVARSAIPYTFARSA